One Echeneis naucrates chromosome 16, fEcheNa1.1, whole genome shotgun sequence DNA window includes the following coding sequences:
- the LOC115056904 gene encoding 1-acylglycerol-3-phosphate O-acyltransferase Pnpla3-like has product MFDLQKEWSISFAGCGFMGIYYVGASSCILERLPRLFQDAFKMYGASAGSLMAAVLSVGIPLDKCCANLMFMAREARKSRVGPLHPAFNLLQRVQDSLHSSLPADAHVRASGRLCVSLTRVSDGKNVLVSEFESREELIQVLLCSCFVPFYCGVIPPTYRGVRYVDGAISDNLPRCRLKNTITFSAYAGESDVCPRSSTLKFHEVHFNNVSIQVTSENMHRVANTFFPPDAATMSGICQKGYMDALRFLQEHTLETDSPEPACCELMKERANAEEANKDTQQMEMKPPQKEHDWLDPQLIEKLPADIRKVLCEACRESHTTVGLLSRMTEYLPKKVTSYLQIPCTLPLRSAYSLAHRLVDWIPDVPKDMSWLYSMAEDIYKQAWKDRVDHEDRDPIESPLHRCTSLPLGLNLWNNRKEDPRALPVTPEATPTSSLTITCNKHGDSDHMPLTPPPTPSLSTTSGFEATVEMPESAGRGWGLSEAVGWIRNTTHSPSNHKKTDDQ; this is encoded by the exons ATGTTTGACTTGCAGAAGGAGTGGAGCATCTCCTTTGCAGGCTGCGGCTTTATGGGGATTTATTATGTCGGAGCCAGCAGCTGTATCCTTGAACGGCTCCCTCGACTCTTTCAAGACGCTTTCAAAATGTACGGAGCCTCAGCGGGGTCCCTGATGGCTGCAGTGCTGAGTGTTGGTATCCCTCTGG ACAAATGCTGTGCTAACTTGATGTTCATGGCTAGAGAGGCCAGGAAGTCCAGAGTGGGGCCCCTGCATCCAGCTTTCAACCTGCTGCAGAGAGTGCAGGACTCTCTGCATTCCAGCCTTCCGGCAGACGCCCATGTTCGGGCCTCCGGACGTCTCTGTGTGTCCCTGACCAGAGTGTCTGACGGGAAGAATGTATTAGTGTCAGAGTTTGAAAGCAGAGAGGAACTTATTCAG gtcCTTTTATGCAGCTGCTTCGTGCCTTTCTACTGTGGAGTTATTCCACCCACCTACCGAGGGGTG CGTTATGTGGACGGTGCCATCAGTGACAACCTGCCCCGATGTCgcctgaaaaacacaataacctTTTCTGCTTATGCCGGTGAGAGCGACGTCTGTCCCCGGTCGAGCACCCTCAAATTCCATGAGGTGCATTTCAACAATGTCAGCATCCAGGTCACCTCAGAAAACATGCACAGAGTGGCCAACACCTTCTTCCCTCCAGATGCTGCG ACCATGTCTGGGATCTGCCAGAAGGGCTACATGGATGCTCTCCGCTTCCTGCAGGAGCACA CTTTAGAGACGGACTCACCCGAGCCTGCTTGTTGTGAGCTGATGAAGGAGCGGGCTAATGCTGAGgaggccaacaaggacacacagcagatggaaatgaagcCTCCTCAAAAAGAACATGATTGGCTGGATCCACAGCTCATAGAGAAGCTCCCAGCTGACATCAGAAAGG tgttgtgtgaGGCTTGTCGAGAATCGCACACTACCGTTGGCCTCTTGTCCCGAATGACAGAGTATCTCCCTAAGAAGGTGACCTCATACCTGCAGATCCCCTGCACCCTTCCCCTCAGATCGGCCTACTCTCTAGCCCACAG ACTGGTGGACTGGATCCCAGATGTGCCTAAGGACATGAGCTGGCTCTACAGCATGGCTGAGGACATATACAAACAAGCGTGGAAGGACCGGGTGGACCACGAGGACAGGGATCCAAT TGAATCACCTCTGCACAGATGTACAAGCCTGCCGTTAGGCCTGAACCTGTGGAATAACAGAAAGGAGGACCCACGTGCTCTCCCAGTGACCCCAGAGGCCACGCCCACCTCCAGCCTCACCATCACTTGCAACAAACATGGCGACTCAGATCACATGCCCCTGACTCCACCCCCCACGCCTTCACTCAGCACCACATCTGGGTTTGAAGCCACCGTGGAGATGCCTGAAAGCGCAGGTAGAGGCTGGGGCTTGAGTGAAGCTGTGGGGTGGATCCGTAACACCACGCACTCTCCCtcaaaccacaaaaaaacagatgatcAGTAG
- the LOC115056183 gene encoding 2-oxoglutarate-dependent dioxygenase htyE: MSIPAVDFGGFSLSEGEISDRELHKLSRELQTAFTEVGFVFLHNTGITQEEVDRVMQVSRSFFLQPEELKGAFSRGSFSNNPNHGWVSLETERLNPRRPGDLKEAFNAASLQPDIKWPPSDAVPGFQEIQTNFFLRCKELSLRVLRVMAHSLGLDPEVFLSAHQFIGTDVNGTTLRSLYYPPVNSEKAKEGQLRCGEHSDYGSITLLFQNSKGLQVRRRSGEFITAPSIPGAVLVNIADLMQRWTSDQFVSVLHRVLLPPPGDSSTRQSLAFFVQPDDEAMISCCDGSNKYPPISAGDYLTDRFSESYGQS, encoded by the exons ATGAGCATCCCGGCGGTGGACTTCGGCGGATTCAGTCTGAGTGAGGGAGAGATCTCGGACCGGGAGCTGCACAAGCTGAGCAGAGAGCTGCAAACAGCTTTCACTGAAGtgggctttgtttttctgcacaacACCGGAATCACTCAGGAGGAG GTGGACCGAGTCATGCAAGTGTCCAGGAGCTTCTTCCTGCAGCCAGAGGAGCTGAAAGGGGCCTTCAGCAGAGGAAGTTTCTCCAACAACCCCAACCACGGCTGGGTGTCTCTGGAGACCGAGAG GTTGAACCCACGGCGACCCGGAGACCTGAAGGAGGCCTTCAATGCTGCTTCTCTTCAGCCTGACATT AAATGGCCGCCATCAGATGCTGTGCCAGGGTTCCAGGAGATCCAGACCAATTTCTTCCTGCGTTGTAAGGAGCTGAGTCTGCGGGTGCTGAGGGTGATGGCCCACAGTCTAGGTCTGGACCCAGAGGTGTTCCTGAGTGCCCACCAGTTCATTGGAA CTGATGTGAACGGCACCACGCTGCGGTCTCTGTACTACCCACCAGTGAACAGTGAGAAAGCCAAGGAGGGTCAGCTGCGATGTGGAGAGCACTCTGACTACGGCAGCATCACACTGCTGTTCCAGAACTCTAAGGGTCTGCAG GTCCGCAGACGTTCAGGTGAGTTCATCACTGCTCCCAGCATCCCTGGAGCTGTCCTCGTCAACATCGCTGACCTGATGCAGCGCTGGACCAGCGATCAGTTTGTCTCTGTG CTTCACAGGGTTCTGCTCCCCCCTCCTGGAGACTCCAGTACACGTCAGTCTCTGGCTTTCTTTGTCCAGCCTGATGATGAGGCAATGATTTCCTGCTGTGACGGCTCCAATAAATATCCTCCGATCTCAGCAGGCGACTACCTAACCGATCGCTTTAGTGAGTCATATGGACAAAGCTGA
- the LOC115056182 gene encoding nucleobindin-2 — MVRGKALARCGLVLLSLWLCIQSVPISVDKTKEKPQQEELDPPESAETGLHYDRYLREVIEYLEKDPHFKEKLKNANIDDIKQGKLSKELDFVHRNFRTKLDELKREEMGRLRMLLKAKNDFKEGNGRTVDHQALLKQFEHLNHMNPDTFEVEDLDRLIKSATKDLENFDKDRHDEFKRYEMMKEHERRERLRRMNEEERKKEEQHYEEMKKKHADHPKVNHPGSEDQLKEVWQEADGLDPEYFDPKTFFKMHDTNGDGFFDETELEALFTKELEKVYNPQNEEDDMVEMEEERLRMREHVMNEVDTNKDRLVSLSEFMAATKKEEFHEKDEWETLDQNPLYTEEELREYERHLANAENDINQKSVELQRQKEELERKQSELNAQRMGLQQAVEEMERLKAQNTKAEVKHEGEPAHVVPGNTQPLPPTHQQQDVPVPGHS, encoded by the exons ATGGTGAGGGGTAAAGCCTTGGCCCGCTGTGGGTTGGTTTTGCTGAGTTTGTGGCTTTGTATCCAGTCAGTACCTATCAGTGTGGATAAGACCAAAGAAAAGCCTCAGCAGGAAGAACTGGACCCGCCAGAGAGTGCT GAAACTGGGCTGCACTATGACCGCTACCTCAGGGAAGTCATTGAGTACCTCGAGAAAGACCCTCACTTCAAAGAAAAGCTCAAAAATGCCAATATAGATGACATCAAG CAAGGCAAACTTTCCAAAGAGCTGGACTTTGTCCACCGCAATTTTCGGACAAAGCTGGATGAGTtgaagagggaggagatggGCAGGCTGCGGATGCTACTCAAAGCCAAAAATGACTTCAAGGAGGGGAATG GCCGGACGGTCGACCATCAGGCCCTGCTGAAACAATTTGAGCACCTCAACCACATGAACCCAGACACTTTTGAGGTGGAGGACCTGGACCGCCTCATCAAATCG GCGACCAAAGACTTGGAGAACTTTGACAAGGACCGTCATGATGAGTTCAAGAGATATGAGATGATGAAGGAGCATGAGAGAAGGGAACGTCTGAGGAGAATGAACGAGGAGGAACGCAAGAAGGAAGAGCAGCATtatgaggagatgaagaagaaacacgCTGACCATCCCAAAGTTAATCATCCT ggcAGTGAGGACCAGTTGAAGGAAGTGTGGCAGGAGGCAGATGGTCTGGACCCAGAATACTTTGAtcccaaaacatttttcaaaatgcacG ATACAAATGGAGATGGTTTCTTTGATGAGACTGAGCTTGAAGCTCTTTTCACTAAAGAG CTGGAAAAGGTGTACAACCCTCAAAATGAAGAGGATGATATGGttgagatggaggaagaaaggCTGCGAATGAGAGAGCACGTTATGAACGAG GTGGACACTAATAAAGACAGACTTGTCTCACTGAGTGAGTTCATGGCAGCCACGAAGAAGGAGGAGTTCCATGAAAAGGACGAGTGGGAG ACTTTAGATCAAAATCCTCTTTACActgaagaggagctgagggagTATGAGCGCCACCTAGCCAACGCGGAGAATGACATCAACCAGAAGTCTGTTGAgctgcaaagacagaaagaggagcttgaaagaaaacaaagtgagcTTAATGCTCAGAGGATGGGGCTACAGCAG GCCGTAGAAGAAATGGAAAGGTTAAAAgcccaaaacacaaaagctgagGTCAAAC ATGAAGGGGAACCAGCACATGTTGTACCAGGAAACACCCAACCGTTGCCGCCCACTCATCAGCAGCAAGATGTGCCAGTACCAGGACACTCTTAG